The genome window GTTCGCGACATGGACGCGCTGAAAACATGGATCGACGCGATCTATGAAACGGGCCACGTCGCCATCGACACCGAAACCACGGGCCTGGATGAGATGACTTGCGACCTCGTCGGGATCAGCCTGTCTACGGAACCCGGCAAGGCCTGTTACATCCCGCTGACCCACCGCGCATCCGGCACCGATGACCTGTTTGGCTCGGACGATCTGGCAGACGGGCAGATTGATTTGGAGGACGCGATCACGGCGTTGAAGCCCGCCCTCGAAGACCCCTCGATCCTGAAAATCGGCCAGAACGTGAAATACGACGCCAAGGTGTTGATGCGCTATGGCATCACCATGAACCCGGTCGATGACACGATGCTGCTGTCCTACGCCCAGCACGGCGGCGAACATAACCACGGTATGGATTTGCTGAGCGAGCGCTACCTAGGCCACGCAACCCAGCCGATCAAGGACCTGATCGGAACCGGCAAATCGCAAGTGACTTTCGACCGGGTGCCGATCGACAAGGCCACCGCCTACGCGGCCGAGGATGCCGATGTGACCCTGCGCCTGTGGCAGGCCTTCAAGCCGGAATTGCACAAAGTCGGCGTTACCACCGTTTACGAAACCCTCGAACGCCCGCTGATCCCCGTGCTCGCCAAAATGGAGATGCACGGGATCGAGGTTGATCGCGATGTGCTGTCCCGGATGTCCAACGCCTTTGCGCAGAAAATGGCGGGGCTGGAGGCGGAATTACATGACCTCGCCGGGGGCAGCTTCAACGTCAGTTCCCCCAAGCAGTTAGGCGAGATTCTGTTCGACAAGATGGAACTGCCCGGCGGCAAGAAGGGCAAAACCGGCGCCTATGCCACCGGCGCGCAGGTGCTGGAGGATCTGGCGACCGAACATGAACTGCCGGGAAAAGTCCTCGACTGGCGGCAGATGTCCAAGTTGAAATCGACCTATACCGACGCGCTTCAGGAACACATTAATCCCGATACGGGGCGCGTCCACACGTCCTATTCCATCGCCGGGGCAAGCACCGGGCGCCTCGCCTCGACAGACCCGAACCTGCAGAATATCCCAGTGCGGACGGAGGAGGGGCGACGGATCCGCGAGGCATTTGTCGCACCCAAGGGCCGCGTTCTGGTCAGCCTGGATTACAGCCAGATCGAACTGCGCATCCTCGCCCATATCGCCGAAATCCCGGCCTTGAAACAGGCATTCACCGACGGCGTCGATATCCACGCCATGACGGCGAGTGAGATGTTCGATGTTCCGCTGGAAGACATGACCCCCGACGTGCGCCGCCAGGCCAAGGCGATCAACTTCGGCGTAATTTACGGCATTTCCGGCTTCGGGCTGGCGCGCAACCTGCGCATCCCGCGTGATCAGGCGCAGGGCTTCATCGACCGCTATTTCGAACGCTTCCCCGGCATCCGCACCTACATGGACGATACGGTGGAATTCGCCAAGCGCGAGGGCTTCGTCCAAACCCTGTTCGGCCGAAAGATCCACACGCCCGAGATCAACGCCAAGGGCCCCCACGCCGGCTTCGCCAAACGCGCTGCGATCAACGCCCCGATCCAGGGGACGGCGGCGGATGTGATCCGCCGTGCGATGATCCGCATGGACGACGCGATCGAAGGGCTGGACGCCAAGATGCTGCTGCAGGTCCACGACGAACTGCTGTTTGATGTGGCCGAGGGTGACGTGGACAAGACGATCAAGGTCGCCCGTGACGTGATGGAAGGCGCCGCAGACCCGGCGGTGAAACTGTCGGTGAAGTTGGACGTGGATGCGGGGCAGGGGGCCAATTGGGCCGAGGCGCATTGACGGGCAGGCGAAGTTCCCCTCAGCAGAAAATTGTCCGTCGTCATATGAAACGGGGTATCAGAGTGGCTTGAGCATTGGAGGCTCTGGCTCGTTTGTGTGATTGATTATGCGGCTTGTTTTTGATGTTGCAAGCGGCGCTGGCGGATTGCCAGTTTTTTGATGTTCTCCCATTCTCTGAGGATGGCTTTGTCCCGTCCGAAGTAGACGTCGGCAGGTGTGTCGTTGCGCAGGCTCTCGTGGTCCCGTTCGTTGTTGTCGTAATCGACGAAGGCCCCGATCTGGCGTTCGAGGTCACCGGGTAGGTAGTGGTATTCCAGCAGCACGCGGTTCTTCATGGCTTGATGCCAAGGTTCGTTGTGCGGGCTTACGCGGCCCCACTGGGGCCACGGTCCCTTCAACTGCCTTGAGTTTGAGGGTGGAACGGAGCACCGCGAACATGATCCATATTCCAGTCGTTCAAACATTCGACCAGGTCGCCCGAGATGTAGCAGGACCCGTTGTCCACTGCCCGGCAGTTGATTGCAAAGCAATCAATGAGAGGGGGCGGCTTTAATCACAACATGCTTAGGCGCAGTGACCAGATCGCTCGCCATTGTCCTCGGACCAATGGTGGACAAAGGCTCCCCCTTCAGAAGGCGATAAGCCGATGATTCCACCCGCAGGTCCTTCACCTCGGGCGAAGTCGCCTGACCCGCCGTATCGCCAGACAACCGCCGCTTGCCAACATCCAGGAATTCCTTCGACCAGCTGTAATACTGGCTCTCGGAGATACCCTTGCGGCGACACAGCGCCGAGATGCTCTCTTCTCCCTGCAGGCCCGCCAAAACGATGCAGGTTCGTGGGCTCTTTCGGGCGGTCTTGAAGGTACGATTCTGGCCTCACCAGAGCGGATGGTGTGGATAGCTCCTGCTCCACCCGGCGTCGCGATGCGCCATATTGCAGTTGTTAATGATTGCTTATTAGAGGAGCTACCCAATGCAGCTTACAACAGTCGATCTAGGGTGTTTAGTCCCAGTGTGTGGTGGTCTACATATCTGTGACCATCAGAAGGAAGCACTATGGGACAAATTCTTCATGGGAGCGCCAAAACTACGCACGCAGTCCGAGCTCTCATACAGCGATCGAAAACTTCGAACGCGGCGCTGAGGCTGGGCCGTCCTAACAGGGAACGAATACCGCAGACCGCACACTGCCTAAGCCGAGGAGAACAGAACACACGAGATAGCAAGACCATTGAAATGATGGAGCACAGTCAGCCCGTCAACCGAGACACCCCGTCGAATGTCAGGGACACCTAGTTGTCAGCAGAGCGGTTTGGGACTCGGGTTGCGGAACTCATCAAGGCCAGCAGCAACCGCTGCGCAAACAGGCCGGACACACGTCTGCTTCTGACCAGTGCCGAAATCAGTTTCAAAAATGTCTTGCTTTGCAGCAGCTATCCACACAGGACTTTCGCTGCGCGTGTATAAGTCCGAGGTTTGCGGACCCTTATGATATCAGCTGCAAGTTGAAACTAGGGCGGTCACGCCGGACAAAGCCCCCATTTTCAGGTGCAGCTAATGCTGACGCAGAAATCCTTCGCATGTGCAGCGGAGCGAAATCGGCGGCGCAGCGGATATTACCAAACCAGCCATTCGATAGGTCACGGAGCCACGCAAGTCGATGAAAGGCCACGAATTCTCGAATCCGGGTAGACAGATCAAACATCAGATGTTTACTATGACCATATGAATGAGCTTTTGTACTACGACCTCAAGGATTCGGTCGGCGTCGCGCCGGGGCTGTCGATGCAAGTCTCCCGCGAATTGGGTCGCAGAATCGTTGGTGGGCACTACCGTGAAAGCGATCTGATCGAGGATGAAACCAAACTTGCCAGTCGTTTCGGTGTCAGCAAGTCGGTCATTCGAGAGGCGGTCAAACTTCTGGTCGGCAAGGGCCTGCTGGAAGTGCGCAGGGGCAGCGGGACCCGCGTGCGCCGTCGGGCCAGTTGGGCGCTTCTGGATGATGACGTATTGGCCTGGCACCTGTCAGTCGAACCTAAGCCAGAATTTCTGCGCCAGCTGATGGACATTCGCCGCATGATGGAACCAAAGGCCGCTGCCTGGGCGGCGATGGCCGGTACGCGCGAGGCACATGCCGAAATTGAGGCCGCGCAGCAACGGATGGAGGCAGGATCGCAATCCATCGAAGACTTCGTGATTGCCGACGCAATGTTCCACCGTGCCATATTGCGCGCGGCAAACAACGAAATTCTGCTGTCGATGGAAGGAGTTATTTTCTCGGCCTTGCTCAGCTCGATCCGGCTGACAAATTCGGACCCACGCGAAAACGCCGGGTCGCTTCCGTTTCACCGCGCCGTCGTGAACGCGATCAAAGCGCGCAACGCTGACCTGGCCGAAGCCGAAATGACTGCGCATCTGGTCGACACAAATGACCGCCTTGAGAATGCGATTCAGGGCCTGTCCTGGCGCGTCAATGGCGACAGCGCACCCAAACCAAAAGCGAAAGATGATTAATGGCCCGCACCTAGGCCCATAAAACGATCACTGGTTCGATGTGGTGAACGATCCAGTGGCGGTGACACGAAGCAAGCTCAACCAGGCTCGTGCCACCTGAGACAACCCGAGTGATCGGGCGCGAAACCACCAGAAGCAACGGCGCCAAAAGCGCCGAAACATCAACGAGGAGGATATGATGTATTCAAATCTAAAAACAGGTCTGTTAGCGACGAGCGTTGCGTCAACTGCGCTACTTGGCGCCGGTGCTGTGTCCGCACAGGACATGGTTGCGCTGCTGCTGCCAGAGAATGTGAACCCGCGCTGGGAACAGCAGGATGCCGCGGCGTTCGTGCGCACCATGGGTGAACTGGCCCCCGACATCAAAGTCGAGGTTTTCAACGCCAACAACGACACATCTGTGCAGCAGCGACAGGCCGAACAAGCGCTGACGCAGGGTGCCAAGGTTCTGATCGTCATCCCGATCGACGGCGAAAGCTCGGCCATTATTGCTGACACGGCGGCCGAAGAAGATGTGCCGACGATTGCTTATGACCGGATGATCAACTCGATGAACACCACGTTCTGGGTGCAGGCCGATCTGGAAGGCATGGGCTATGATCAGGCGATGCACGTGATCGAAAACACCAAGGATGGCGACACGCTGGTGATGCTAAAGGGTTCGCCCACGGACCCGAACGCAGCGGTGATCCATAACGGTCAGCTGCGCGCCCTGACACCGCTTTTTGAAAGCGGTGCACGGGTAATGGGTTATGAAAACTGGACCCAAGGCTGGGATCCGGCAATCGCTCGGCGTTCGATGGATCAGGCGCTGACCCAGTTGAACAATGATGTTCAAGGCGTGGTGTCGTCCAACGATGGCAACGCCGGTGCTGCGATTGCCGCAATGGAAGAACAGAACATGGCTGGTACAGTTCCGGTATCGGGCCTTGACTGTACGGTGCAGGCGCAACAGTTGATGCTGCTGGGCAAGCAGACGCAATGTGGCTGGCGCCCGCTGGAAGACATGGCCGCGGCGGCCGCACAAGTCACCGTGCGGCTTGTGAATGGCGAAGACTTTTCGGACCTTGCGCCGCAAACCGTTGAAAACGGCGTTGGGGCCACGGTGGCTTACGTGCCGGTCGGGTCGTACTCGGCCGTCGGGGCCGAGGGCGTCGCCTATGTCATCGAGAACGACAAAAGCATCACCAAAGAGATGATTTGTCAGGGCGAAGCCGCCGCGACCGATTTCTGCAAGTAAGAAATCATGACAACTGTAAACCAATCGGAGGGGCGCTCAGCCCCTCCACCGCACCTGAGGGTCAGCGGAGTGCACAAGCGTTTCGGCGGCGTCCACGCGCTGCGTGGCGTCGATTTTGAGGTCGCGCGTGGCGAGGTGATGGCGCTGGTTGGTGACAACGGCGCCGGCAAATCGACGCTGATGAAAGTTCTCGCTGGTGCCTATCCCGCTGACGACGGCGCGTTCTTCGTAGACGAAGCGCAGGTGACCGTTTCGACGCCACATCAGGCGACCGAGCTGGGCATTCAGATTGTCTATCAAGACCTCGCGCTGTGCGAGAACCTTGACATCGCCGCGAACCTGTCGCTGGGTGCCGAGCCGGTAAAATCCGGCTGGAATTTTCTGCCGCGCCTGCTGCGCCCGCTTGACGATCTAGAGATGGAAGTGAAGGCCAAAGCCGCAATTGACCGACTGGAAGTGCGGACGCTGAAATCGGTACGTGCCAAGGTCGGCGGGCTGTCGGGCGGCCAGCGTCAGGCGATTGCAATCGCGCGCGCTGTGGGGGCCGAAAGCTCGGTCGTGCTGTTGGACGAACCAACCGCCGCGCTGGGCGTGGCGCAGACCCGGCAGGTTCTGGACGTGGTCAAACGGATGCGCGATACCAACCACGCCGTAGTCTATATCTCGCACAATCTACGCGACATTTTCGAAGTGGCCGACCGCATTTGTGTGCTGCGCCACGGCGGCAATGTCGCCACATACCAAACCAACGAAACAACACCCGACGAGATCGTTATCGCGATGACCCGTGGTCTGGATGATGGGGCGGCCAGTGCAGCCTGAATTGAAACTGACATTCGTCGATCGCCTGCGGAATCTGCGTGAAACGCGGTTCGGGTCCTTCGTGCCAGTGCTGTTGGCTCTGGCAGCAATCTGGGCCTATTTCGGACTGGTTGGTCCGCTTTGGTCGTATTGGAGCGATCCGGATGCCGAGGCGATCCGGTTTATCTTCCTCAGCCCACGCAACATATACAACCTGTTCATGCAGTCCGCCGTGATCGCCACGCTCGCTGTGGGCATCACGGTGGTCCTGCTGCTGGGCGACATTGATCTGTCGGCGGCCGCCACTGCAGGCGTTTGTGCCGCATTACTGGGCGTGCTTATGCTGAGTGGTGTGCCGGGATGGACGGCTTGCTTGATTGTCATGGGCGTCGGCATTGTCATGGGAGCAGCGCAAGGGCTGCTGGTGGCCTATGTCGGCATACCATCCTTCGTGGTGACGCTAGCCGGGCTGCTTGGCTTTCAGGGGCTGATGCAGAAAATCTTGCCGACCGGAAACCTGAACGTCGGTGACCCTTTTGTGCGCGGTTTCGCGCGCGTGCTGCTGCCTGACATCCTAGGTTGGGCCCTGGCCATCGCTATTGTCGCGCTGGTCGTATTCCTGAGTCTGCGCAAGCAATCACAGCGCCGCTCTAAGGCGCTGGAGCTTGAAAGCACCGCCGCTGTATGGGGTCAGGTCGCCTTCTTTGCGGTCCTGATGTTCGCCATAGTAGCGACGTTGAACACCTATCGCTCTGTGCCTTTGCTGTTGGTTTTGCTGGTGGCGCTGACAGCGCTGGTGGGCTGGGTCACGACCTCAACGCTCTATGGTCGCTCGATTTTCTCAGTTGGCGGCAATCCTGAAAGCGCACGGCGTGTTGGCATTAACGTCAAGCGAATCCGCGTTTCGGCCTTCGCGATTGTCGGGTTGATGGCGGCGATCGGCGGAATTTTCGGTGCGTCGCGGTTCGGCTCGGTCTCCTATACCGCTTTTGCAGGCGGGTCGCTGCTGCTCGAAAGCATCGGTGCAGCGGTGATTGGCGGCACCTCACTTTTCGGAGGGCGGGGATCGGTATGGAACGCCATATTGGGTGCGTTGGTCATCGGCTCGCTTGGAAACGGGCTGGACCTGTCGGGGGCGAGCGCGGCGGACAAGCTGATGTTCTCGGGTGCGATCCTATTGCTTGCGGTGGCCATCGACGCGTTGTCGCGCAGCGGCACATCGTCGAGGTAGCGCCTATGTGGACCAAAGATCAAACCACCCTGCTGGCCGCCATTCTGGACCTGATCATCCCCGCCAGCGCCGATGGCCGGGTGCCCGGCGCGGGGCAGTTGGGGGTTGCCGAATTTCTCCCCAAGGCAACCCCCTACGCGCCCGATCCAGTCGGTGCGGCCAAGACGGTGATGGCGTTCGTTCAGGTGCGCGAAGACTTCGCCGAACTAGACGGTGAC of Paracoccaceae bacterium contains these proteins:
- a CDS encoding ABC transporter permease, coding for MQPELKLTFVDRLRNLRETRFGSFVPVLLALAAIWAYFGLVGPLWSYWSDPDAEAIRFIFLSPRNIYNLFMQSAVIATLAVGITVVLLLGDIDLSAAATAGVCAALLGVLMLSGVPGWTACLIVMGVGIVMGAAQGLLVAYVGIPSFVVTLAGLLGFQGLMQKILPTGNLNVGDPFVRGFARVLLPDILGWALAIAIVALVVFLSLRKQSQRRSKALELESTAAVWGQVAFFAVLMFAIVATLNTYRSVPLLLVLLVALTALVGWVTTSTLYGRSIFSVGGNPESARRVGINVKRIRVSAFAIVGLMAAIGGIFGASRFGSVSYTAFAGGSLLLESIGAAVIGGTSLFGGRGSVWNAILGALVIGSLGNGLDLSGASAADKLMFSGAILLLAVAIDALSRSGTSSR
- a CDS encoding ATP-binding cassette domain-containing protein, whose amino-acid sequence is MTTVNQSEGRSAPPPHLRVSGVHKRFGGVHALRGVDFEVARGEVMALVGDNGAGKSTLMKVLAGAYPADDGAFFVDEAQVTVSTPHQATELGIQIVYQDLALCENLDIAANLSLGAEPVKSGWNFLPRLLRPLDDLEMEVKAKAAIDRLEVRTLKSVRAKVGGLSGGQRQAIAIARAVGAESSVVLLDEPTAALGVAQTRQVLDVVKRMRDTNHAVVYISHNLRDIFEVADRICVLRHGGNVATYQTNETTPDEIVIAMTRGLDDGAASAA
- a CDS encoding FCD domain-containing protein; the encoded protein is MNELLYYDLKDSVGVAPGLSMQVSRELGRRIVGGHYRESDLIEDETKLASRFGVSKSVIREAVKLLVGKGLLEVRRGSGTRVRRRASWALLDDDVLAWHLSVEPKPEFLRQLMDIRRMMEPKAAAWAAMAGTREAHAEIEAAQQRMEAGSQSIEDFVIADAMFHRAILRAANNEILLSMEGVIFSALLSSIRLTNSDPRENAGSLPFHRAVVNAIKARNADLAEAEMTAHLVDTNDRLENAIQGLSWRVNGDSAPKPKAKDD
- a CDS encoding transposase; its protein translation is MVLAGLQGEESISALCRRKGISESQYYSWSKEFLDVGKRRLSGDTAGQATSPEVKDLRVESSAYRLLKGEPLSTIGPRTMASDLVTAPKHVVIKAAPSH
- the polA gene encoding DNA polymerase I, yielding MAFGKGHHLSLVDGSAFIFRAFHALPPLTRKSDGLPIGAVSGFCNMLFKMIEDNKGPDAPTHAAVVFDKGSHTFRNDIYDLYKANRDAMPEELRPQMPLTREATRAFNIACLEEEGFEADDIIATLACRAREAGGRVTIISSDKDLMQLVGGGVEMFDAMKNNRIGVEGVEAKFGVGPDRVVDVQALAGDSVDNVPGAPGIGIKTAALLINEYGDLETLLERAEEIKQPKRRESLIDNREQILMSKRLVQLDCDMDYDVSLDDLDVKDPDPEVLLPWLAEMEFRTITKRIADSMGVDSPVIADTVPQAPDAPEAVPFDLSAYECVRDMDALKTWIDAIYETGHVAIDTETTGLDEMTCDLVGISLSTEPGKACYIPLTHRASGTDDLFGSDDLADGQIDLEDAITALKPALEDPSILKIGQNVKYDAKVLMRYGITMNPVDDTMLLSYAQHGGEHNHGMDLLSERYLGHATQPIKDLIGTGKSQVTFDRVPIDKATAYAAEDADVTLRLWQAFKPELHKVGVTTVYETLERPLIPVLAKMEMHGIEVDRDVLSRMSNAFAQKMAGLEAELHDLAGGSFNVSSPKQLGEILFDKMELPGGKKGKTGAYATGAQVLEDLATEHELPGKVLDWRQMSKLKSTYTDALQEHINPDTGRVHTSYSIAGASTGRLASTDPNLQNIPVRTEEGRRIREAFVAPKGRVLVSLDYSQIELRILAHIAEIPALKQAFTDGVDIHAMTASEMFDVPLEDMTPDVRRQAKAINFGVIYGISGFGLARNLRIPRDQAQGFIDRYFERFPGIRTYMDDTVEFAKREGFVQTLFGRKIHTPEINAKGPHAGFAKRAAINAPIQGTAADVIRRAMIRMDDAIEGLDAKMLLQVHDELLFDVAEGDVDKTIKVARDVMEGAADPAVKLSVKLDVDAGQGANWAEAH
- a CDS encoding substrate-binding domain-containing protein, with the translated sequence MYSNLKTGLLATSVASTALLGAGAVSAQDMVALLLPENVNPRWEQQDAAAFVRTMGELAPDIKVEVFNANNDTSVQQRQAEQALTQGAKVLIVIPIDGESSAIIADTAAEEDVPTIAYDRMINSMNTTFWVQADLEGMGYDQAMHVIENTKDGDTLVMLKGSPTDPNAAVIHNGQLRALTPLFESGARVMGYENWTQGWDPAIARRSMDQALTQLNNDVQGVVSSNDGNAGAAIAAMEEQNMAGTVPVSGLDCTVQAQQLMLLGKQTQCGWRPLEDMAAAAAQVTVRLVNGEDFSDLAPQTVENGVGATVAYVPVGSYSAVGAEGVAYVIENDKSITKEMICQGEAAATDFCK